The following are encoded in a window of Perca flavescens isolate YP-PL-M2 chromosome 24, PFLA_1.0, whole genome shotgun sequence genomic DNA:
- the LOC114551075 gene encoding atypical chemokine receptor 3 codes for MSLSASDLTELMELWEELNLTAADHGNLSRVETLLCSGGGGSGSAPAVGHGAFLRVLSVLYAFIFLVGLAANAPVVWVNLRRDGARYETHLYVLNLAVADLCVVATLPVWVTSLLLGGRWPFGDAACKLTHLVFSVNLFGSIFFLACMSVDRYLSVALLGDSPDSRRGRKAARRLTCALVWLLALAASVPDTYFLQAAKSSHHDGAVCRAVYPQDNPREWMAAVQLSFTALGFAVPFPVIAVSYALLAAAIPPGSDRERSVSRRIVLTYIVVFVACWLPFHAVLLLDTLTLLGAVPFSCRLEGFLDVALHLTQCLSLLHCCINPVLYSFLNRSYRYHLMKAFLFKYSTKTGLARLLLPGEPASDTEYSAAAATDASVNEGAELKDERGRS; via the exons ATGAGTTTGAGCGCCAGTGACCTCACTGAGCTGATGGAGCTGTGGGAGGAGCTAAACCTGACCGCGGCCGACCACGGCAACCTGTCGCGCGTGGAGACGCTGCTGTGCTCCGGCGGCGGCGGCTCGGGCTCGGCGCCGGCGGTCGGCCACGGCGCCTTCCTGCGCGTCCTCTCCGTCCTCTACGCCTTCATCTTCCTCGTGGGCCTCGCCGCCAACGCCCCGGTCGTGTGGGTCAACCTGCGGCGCGACGGCGCGCGCTACGAGACGCACCTGTACGTCCTGAACCTGGCCGTGGCCGACCTGTGCGTGGTCGCCACGCTGCCGGTGTGGGTGACCTCGCTGCTGCTTGGCGGCCGCTGGCCGTTCGGCGACGCGGCGTGCAAGCTCACGCACCTCGTCTTCAGCGTCAACCTCTTCGGCAGCATCTTCTTCCTCGCCTGCATGAGCGTGGACCGCTACCTGTCTGTCGCGCTGCTCGGCGACTCGCCGGACAGCCGCCGCGGCAGGAAAGCGGCGCGACGGCTGACGTGCGCGCTGGTCTGGCTGCTGGCGCTCGCCGCCTCCGTCCCCGACACGTACTTCCTGCAGGCGGCGAAGTCCTCGCATCACGACGGAGCCGTTTGCCGAGCCGTGTACCCGCAGGATAACCCCCGGGAGTGGATGGCAGCCGTGCAGCTGAGCTTCACCGCGCTGGGGTTCGCCGTGCCGTTCCCCGTCATCGCCGTCTCCTACGCGCTGCTCGCCGCCGCGATACCGCCCGGCTCGGACCGGGAGCGCAGCGTCAGCCGGCGAATCGTCCTGACCTACATCGTGGTGTTCGTGGCGTGCTGGCTGCCGTTCCACGCCGTGCTGCTGCTGGACACGCTGACGCTGCTCGGCGCCGTGCCCTTCAG ctgCCGGCTGGAGGGCTTCCTGGACGTGGCGCTGCACCTGACGCAGTGCTTGTCGCTGCTGCACTGCTGCATCAACCCGGTGCTGTACAGCTTCCTGAACCGGAGCTACCGCTACCACCTCATGAAGGCCTTCCTCTTCAAGTACTCCACCAAGACCGGCCTGGCCCGGCTGCTGCTGCCCGGGGAGCCCGCCTCCGACACCGAGTACTCGGCCGCGGCGGCGACGGACGCCAGCGTGAACGAAGGGGCGGAGCTGAAGGATGAGAGGGGGCGGAGCTGA